The Eleutherodactylus coqui strain aEleCoq1 chromosome 6, aEleCoq1.hap1, whole genome shotgun sequence genome window below encodes:
- the LOC136633336 gene encoding SLAM family member 9-like isoform X1, whose amino-acid sequence MRELGVLCSAIIIILYIQPILCSDTCSPEVPVHAAEGENVTLQINETEVKEISWLLGGHHIVTTKPGKPVIIKDRKLKQRLQGTDQGSLEIIDVYLEDQGEYSATVFKENNNDCVQHFRVNVYPKLLNEDIEIKSTVSGKEPCNVTLTCAVNRSDVTIFWSSQSESNTVIRDHTLTLYNVHPNNTYSCTAENPAIKTSRSIKPWIFCLEDTATYSFNLAGSHPIWTPVLVIMMFIVGPVLYS is encoded by the exons ATGAGAGAACTGGGAGTTCTCTGCTCGGCCATCATCATTATTCTATATATTCAACCTA TATTGTGCAGTGACACCTGCTCTCCAGAAGTTCCTGTTCATGCTGCCGAAGGAGAAAATGTAACTCTACAAATAAACGAGACTGAGGTGAAGGAAATCTCCTGGCTGTTGGGCGGACATCATATAGTCACAACCAAGCCAGGAAAACCAGTCATTATTAAGGATCGTAAATTAAAACAGCGGTTACAGGGGACTGACCAAGGATCTTTGGAGATCATCGATGTTTATTTGGAGGACCAAGGGGAATATTCTGCAACTGTGTTCAAGGAGAACAATAACGATTGTGTCCAGCATTTTAGAGTCAACGTTTACC caaaATTATTGAACGAGGACATAGAAATTAAGAGTACTGTGAGTGGAAAAGAGCCCTGCAATGTGACTCTAACCTGTGCAGTGAACAGATCAGACGTGACCATCTTCTGGAGCAGCCAGAGCGAGAGTAACACAGTTATCAGAGATCACACGCTTACATTGTACAATGTTCATCCAAATAACACCTACAGCTGTACCGCCGAGAACCCTGCCATCAAGACGTCCAGATCCATCAAACCATGGATTTTCTGCCTGGAAG ATACGGCCACATATTCATTTAATCTGGCGGGATCACATCCAATCTGGACTCCAGTACTTGTCATCATGATGTTCATAGTGGGGCCTGTGCTCTATTCATAA
- the LOC136633336 gene encoding SLAM family member 9-like isoform X2 yields the protein MMSSYCAVILLLILQKLLCSDTCSPEVPVHAAEGENVTLQINETEVKEISWLLGGHHIVTTKPGKPVIIKDRKLKQRLQGTDQGSLEIIDVYLEDQGEYSATVFKENNNDCVQHFRVNVYPKLLNEDIEIKSTVSGKEPCNVTLTCAVNRSDVTIFWSSQSESNTVIRDHTLTLYNVHPNNTYSCTAENPAIKTSRSIKPWIFCLEDTATYSFNLAGSHPIWTPVLVIMMFIVGPVLYS from the exons ATGATGTCTTCTTACTGTGCTGTGATCCTGCTTCTTATTCTTCAAAAAT TATTGTGCAGTGACACCTGCTCTCCAGAAGTTCCTGTTCATGCTGCCGAAGGAGAAAATGTAACTCTACAAATAAACGAGACTGAGGTGAAGGAAATCTCCTGGCTGTTGGGCGGACATCATATAGTCACAACCAAGCCAGGAAAACCAGTCATTATTAAGGATCGTAAATTAAAACAGCGGTTACAGGGGACTGACCAAGGATCTTTGGAGATCATCGATGTTTATTTGGAGGACCAAGGGGAATATTCTGCAACTGTGTTCAAGGAGAACAATAACGATTGTGTCCAGCATTTTAGAGTCAACGTTTACC caaaATTATTGAACGAGGACATAGAAATTAAGAGTACTGTGAGTGGAAAAGAGCCCTGCAATGTGACTCTAACCTGTGCAGTGAACAGATCAGACGTGACCATCTTCTGGAGCAGCCAGAGCGAGAGTAACACAGTTATCAGAGATCACACGCTTACATTGTACAATGTTCATCCAAATAACACCTACAGCTGTACCGCCGAGAACCCTGCCATCAAGACGTCCAGATCCATCAAACCATGGATTTTCTGCCTGGAAG ATACGGCCACATATTCATTTAATCTGGCGGGATCACATCCAATCTGGACTCCAGTACTTGTCATCATGATGTTCATAGTGGGGCCTGTGCTCTATTCATAA